A genomic stretch from Streptomyces venezuelae ATCC 10712 includes:
- a CDS encoding LysR family transcriptional regulator: MRDVTDLDLRKLRVLRELSERGTVSAAARALHLTPQAVSQQISALGRELGVPLTEPSGRRLRLTGAARIVLRHADAVFTQVEQMRAELAAHRSGERGEVAVAGFSTTLSALILPAVARLRETRPLLRTSLTEVDPPESFSLLQRGETDVVISADTTRAAPADEDGRSDGRFHRVALCDDPFDIALPAGHRLLDSERLLLADLADETWIFATTGLCHDIGVAACTAAGFTPQASHAIGDWDATLAAVRLGLGVALVPRLAKPVPRPEVTIRAFTERAPSRTVFAAVREGSQTSPEIAAVLDALRTAARAAVAG, encoded by the coding sequence GTGCGGGACGTGACCGATCTGGACCTGCGGAAGCTGCGGGTGCTCAGGGAACTCAGCGAACGCGGCACCGTCAGCGCCGCCGCCCGGGCGCTGCACCTCACCCCGCAGGCCGTCTCACAGCAGATCAGCGCCCTGGGCCGGGAGTTGGGCGTGCCGCTCACCGAACCGTCGGGCCGCAGGCTGCGGCTGACCGGCGCGGCCCGGATCGTGCTCCGGCACGCCGACGCCGTGTTCACCCAGGTCGAGCAGATGCGCGCGGAACTCGCCGCCCACCGGAGCGGCGAGCGCGGCGAGGTGGCCGTCGCCGGCTTCTCCACCACCCTCTCCGCGCTCATCCTGCCCGCCGTGGCCCGGCTGCGGGAGACCCGGCCGCTGCTGCGGACCTCGCTCACCGAGGTCGACCCGCCGGAGAGCTTCTCGCTCCTCCAGCGCGGCGAGACCGACGTCGTCATCTCCGCCGACACCACCCGCGCCGCGCCGGCCGACGAGGACGGCCGCTCCGACGGCCGGTTCCACCGGGTCGCGCTCTGCGACGACCCCTTCGACATCGCGCTGCCCGCCGGGCACCGGCTGCTCGACAGCGAGCGGCTGCTCCTCGCCGACCTCGCCGACGAGACGTGGATCTTCGCCACCACCGGCCTCTGTCACGACATCGGCGTCGCCGCGTGTACGGCCGCCGGGTTCACCCCGCAGGCCTCGCACGCCATCGGCGACTGGGACGCCACCCTCGCGGCGGTACGGCTCGGCCTCGGGGTGGCGCTCGTGCCGCGGCTCGCCAAGCCGGTGCCGCGGCCGGAGGTGACGATCCGCGCGTTCACCGAGCGGGCGCCGTCGCGGACGGTCTTCGCGGCCGTACGGGAGGGCAGCCAGACCTCACCGGAGATCGCGGCCGTCCTCGACGCGCTCCGTACGGCGGCCAGGGCGGCCGTCGCGGGCTGA
- a CDS encoding DMT family transporter: MSIATYTRLAALSLIWGSVFLWIKIAGYGFSPVQMVLIRLALGAVVILAIGYAKGLRLPKEGATWGHLTVAALLGNAVPWTLYAEGEIAGSSSVAAVVNGSAPIWTLAAALLLGQEKKVSGFKAGGVLLGLGGTALIASPWNSASAGTGWSILCFVLGSISFGASFAYMGKFLVGKGIPPLMLAGGQLSAATVLLLAAFPFLGLQAVTWRTDSVISVLVLGVVCTGFAALLNFELIIKDGPTVASTVTYLMTAVAVVLGAVVLQEPLGWTVWLGAVAVLAATGLLRRKPRPAPEPAPEAAPVPSTAAAD; the protein is encoded by the coding sequence ATGTCCATAGCCACCTACACGCGGCTCGCCGCCCTGAGCCTCATCTGGGGCTCCGTCTTCCTCTGGATCAAGATCGCCGGGTACGGCTTCTCACCCGTGCAGATGGTGCTGATCCGGCTCGCCCTCGGCGCCGTCGTCATCCTCGCCATCGGCTACGCCAAGGGACTCAGGCTCCCCAAGGAGGGCGCCACCTGGGGGCATCTGACCGTCGCCGCGCTGCTCGGCAACGCCGTCCCGTGGACGCTCTACGCCGAGGGGGAGATCGCCGGATCGAGCAGCGTCGCCGCCGTGGTCAACGGCAGCGCGCCGATCTGGACCCTGGCCGCGGCCCTGCTGCTCGGCCAGGAGAAGAAGGTCTCCGGCTTCAAGGCCGGCGGCGTGCTGCTCGGCCTCGGCGGCACCGCCCTCATCGCCTCGCCGTGGAACTCGGCCTCGGCGGGCACCGGTTGGAGCATCCTCTGCTTCGTCCTCGGCTCGATCAGCTTCGGCGCCAGCTTCGCGTACATGGGCAAGTTCCTCGTGGGCAAGGGCATCCCGCCCCTCATGCTCGCGGGCGGCCAGCTCAGCGCCGCCACCGTGCTCCTGCTGGCCGCCTTCCCCTTCCTCGGCCTCCAGGCCGTCACCTGGCGCACCGACTCCGTGATCTCGGTCCTGGTCCTCGGCGTGGTCTGCACCGGCTTCGCCGCACTGCTCAACTTCGAGCTGATCATCAAGGACGGGCCCACGGTCGCCTCCACCGTCACCTATCTGATGACCGCCGTCGCCGTCGTCCTCGGCGCCGTGGTGCTCCAGGAGCCCCTCGGCTGGACCGTATGGCTCGGAGCGGTGGCGGTGCTCGCGGCCACCGGCCTGCTCCGCCGCAAGCCGCGCCCCGCTCCCGAACCGGCTCCGGAAGCCGCTCCCGTACCGTCGACCGCGGCGGCCGATTAG
- a CDS encoding LuxR C-terminal-related transcriptional regulator, which yields MGESDVAFVVEIVFRGNGSDRLGLAEAHRTYWKRMAARGILLGGGPWRDGTGELLVCEAPDRRTLLRVLYADPYAQAQLIGEVRIREWNATMGPVVLAGLERSTGGAGTHERIRGGVTAPVPPAVREAAAVREELAVREELTAHERRIATMMLDGLTNKQIAEAFTVSTRAVELHITRIYRKLDIRRRAQLAAAIDRFEAALAC from the coding sequence ATGGGGGAGTCGGACGTGGCTTTTGTGGTCGAAATCGTTTTCCGTGGCAACGGGTCGGACCGGTTGGGTTTAGCGGAGGCCCATCGGACCTACTGGAAAAGGATGGCCGCACGCGGCATCCTGCTCGGTGGCGGCCCCTGGCGGGACGGCACCGGGGAACTCCTGGTCTGTGAGGCCCCCGACCGCCGCACGCTCTTACGGGTCCTGTACGCCGACCCGTACGCCCAGGCGCAGCTCATCGGTGAGGTGCGGATCCGTGAATGGAACGCGACCATGGGGCCCGTGGTGCTCGCGGGTCTCGAGCGGTCCACCGGCGGTGCCGGAACCCACGAGCGAATACGCGGGGGCGTCACGGCGCCCGTCCCGCCGGCCGTCCGCGAGGCGGCCGCCGTACGCGAGGAGCTCGCCGTCCGCGAGGAACTGACCGCCCACGAGCGGCGCATCGCCACGATGATGCTCGACGGGCTGACCAACAAGCAGATCGCGGAGGCCTTCACGGTGTCCACCCGGGCCGTGGAGCTGCACATCACCCGGATCTACCGGAAGCTCGACATCCGCCGGCGCGCCCAACTCGCCGCCGCCATCGACCGGTTCGAGGCCGCGCTCGCCTGCTGA
- a CDS encoding tautomerase family protein, with protein sequence MPLVEITVPEGALAGAAAEVLQQRVADSVLTAMGLPRTDFFASATWVYVREAAKGLATTGAGTAPGVLVVVTPLAGFLTPERNEALAAEVTRHVQEATAPDTVVWLVVHEVPEGNWAVNGALTRRAKIDEFVAEAAGSR encoded by the coding sequence ATGCCGCTCGTCGAGATCACCGTTCCCGAAGGCGCCCTCGCCGGGGCCGCCGCCGAGGTCCTGCAGCAGCGGGTCGCCGACTCCGTGCTCACCGCCATGGGACTGCCCCGCACCGACTTCTTCGCCTCCGCCACCTGGGTCTACGTCCGGGAGGCCGCCAAGGGCCTCGCGACCACCGGCGCCGGCACCGCGCCGGGAGTCCTGGTCGTGGTCACGCCCCTGGCGGGCTTCCTGACCCCCGAGCGCAACGAAGCCCTCGCCGCCGAGGTCACCCGGCACGTCCAGGAGGCGACCGCGCCCGACACCGTCGTCTGGCTCGTGGTGCACGAGGTCCCCGAGGGGAACTGGGCGGTGAACGGCGCACTGACCCGGCGGGCGAAGATCGACGAATTCGTCGCCGAGGCCGCCGGGTCTCGCTGA
- a CDS encoding maleate cis-trans isomerase family protein, which yields MALHSAPRLGVVVPSGNAAAEPEIGSLVSPALNVHTSRFPVLPGKDLRGRLEKYNDVLPDVLGNFGGLRLDAAVVSCTGSHYLLTPDGDRALCAELSERVGAPVRSAALAILDTARAVGADRLVLVSPYEPWLTELSRSYWESAGLAVDRVVKIRAGARFSPYDVTTEELVAQVREAELPDEATLLFTGTGMFTFDALAALGRDGDRTLLTSNLASAWWARDTLGLPADGPDAHPLLRRLARRTGAGAPAPATAARS from the coding sequence ATGGCTCTGCATTCGGCGCCGAGACTCGGTGTGGTGGTTCCTTCGGGAAACGCCGCCGCCGAACCCGAGATCGGCAGCCTCGTCAGCCCCGCACTCAATGTCCACACCTCACGCTTCCCGGTCCTTCCCGGCAAAGACCTGCGCGGTCGGCTGGAGAAGTACAACGACGTCCTTCCCGACGTCCTGGGGAACTTCGGCGGACTGCGCCTCGACGCGGCCGTCGTCTCCTGCACCGGGTCCCACTACCTGCTGACCCCCGACGGCGACCGCGCCCTCTGCGCGGAGCTCTCCGAGCGCGTCGGAGCACCCGTACGGTCCGCGGCCCTGGCCATCCTCGACACGGCGCGCGCGGTGGGAGCCGACCGCCTCGTCCTGGTCTCGCCGTACGAGCCCTGGCTCACCGAACTCTCCCGGTCCTACTGGGAGTCGGCCGGACTCGCCGTCGACCGGGTGGTCAAGATCCGGGCCGGCGCCCGGTTCTCCCCGTACGACGTGACCACCGAGGAACTCGTCGCACAGGTACGCGAGGCCGAACTCCCCGACGAAGCCACCCTGTTGTTCACGGGAACCGGCATGTTCACCTTCGACGCACTGGCCGCCCTCGGGCGCGACGGCGACCGCACCCTGCTCACCTCCAACCTGGCGAGCGCCTGGTGGGCCCGGGACACCCTCGGCCTCCCCGCCGACGGCCCGGACGCGCACCCCTTGCTGCGGCGCCTCGCGCGGCGGACCGGGGCCGGCGCGCCGGCCCCCGCGACCGCGGCCCGGTCGTGA
- a CDS encoding FAD-dependent oxidoreductase, with protein MSGDTAGPARAAAPHAPVAVVGAGPVGLTAALVLARSGVPVTLLESRRELATESRASTFHPATLDLLDELGVAAALRRQGRTVDRVQWRDLDGRVHAELDYSLLAGHTAHPYRLHVEQARLTPLLLAELAATGLADVRFGATVVGAEDTGDGVRLRTEDAAGRGTVTRHPYVVAADGARSRLRALAGLPGTAEEYPDYALRVVTGTPLDELLPGLAPLAYVRDPRASFSALGMPDHWRLIFRIPRGVAREEVLAPGAVRARIERALPGAAGRAVRVDDAHTYRLARFLLPRYRAGRVLFAGDAAHLTSTAGGMNMNCGLHDAVETGRALAAVLREGGSGGTRPGSTLDAALDAALERRRSVVETAVIPRSEARTAGLDSAAELPARLDALRRTAADPAAATDYLLKASLLDVAPRPLKGDAHADLVPQAHR; from the coding sequence GTGAGCGGCGATACCGCCGGCCCCGCCCGGGCCGCCGCCCCGCACGCACCGGTCGCCGTCGTCGGCGCCGGGCCCGTGGGACTCACCGCCGCGCTCGTCCTCGCCCGGTCCGGCGTCCCGGTGACCCTCCTGGAATCCCGGCGGGAACTGGCCACCGAGTCCCGCGCCTCCACCTTCCACCCCGCCACCCTCGACCTCCTCGACGAGCTCGGCGTCGCCGCCGCGCTGCGCCGCCAGGGCCGTACCGTCGACCGCGTCCAGTGGCGCGACCTGGACGGCCGGGTGCACGCCGAGCTGGACTACTCCCTGCTCGCCGGACACACCGCCCACCCGTACCGGCTCCACGTCGAACAGGCCCGGCTCACCCCGCTGTTGCTCGCCGAACTGGCAGCGACCGGTCTCGCCGACGTACGGTTCGGGGCCACCGTCGTCGGCGCCGAGGACACCGGCGACGGAGTGCGGCTGCGCACCGAGGACGCGGCCGGGCGCGGCACCGTCACCCGGCACCCGTACGTCGTGGCCGCCGACGGGGCCCGCAGCCGGCTGCGGGCGCTCGCGGGGCTCCCCGGCACGGCCGAGGAGTACCCGGACTACGCGCTCCGCGTGGTCACCGGGACGCCGCTCGACGAGCTGCTCCCCGGGCTCGCCCCGCTCGCCTACGTCCGGGATCCGCGGGCCTCGTTCAGCGCCCTCGGGATGCCCGACCACTGGCGGCTGATCTTCCGGATCCCGCGCGGCGTGGCCCGCGAGGAGGTGCTCGCGCCCGGGGCCGTACGGGCCAGGATCGAGCGGGCCCTGCCGGGCGCCGCCGGGCGGGCCGTGCGCGTCGACGACGCGCACACCTACCGCCTCGCGCGGTTCCTGCTGCCCCGCTACCGGGCGGGGCGAGTGCTGTTCGCCGGGGACGCGGCCCATCTGACGTCCACCGCCGGCGGCATGAACATGAACTGCGGGCTGCACGACGCCGTGGAGACGGGCCGGGCCCTCGCCGCCGTACTCCGGGAAGGCGGCTCGGGCGGCACCCGGCCCGGCAGCACGCTCGACGCGGCTCTCGACGCGGCCCTCGAACGGCGCCGCTCGGTCGTCGAGACGGCGGTCATCCCGCGCAGCGAGGCCCGGACGGCCGGACTGGACAGTGCCGCCGAACTCCCGGCCCGGCTGGACGCGTTGCGGCGCACCGCCGCCGACCCCGCGGCAGCCACCGACTACCTGCTCAAGGCATCACTTCTCGACGTCGCACCACGACCACTGAAGGGTGACGCACATGCGGATCTGGTTCCACAAGCACACCGTTGA
- a CDS encoding aspartate/glutamate racemase family protein: protein MRIWFHKHTVEGRLPLLDQWYREHLDAIAAPGTTVDIKTLPADTYPDRTPFGLVGHHSAQVLFSRHFSESALVAEREGYDAWVIAAGQDPGLRDARHLASIPTLGYGETAFFLSALTGQRFGVLGFMPPLEEPIRANIRQYRLEASLSSYEVVPGGWDSVHRSLEGDFDEFVEVYSAAAERAAKAGAEVIIPAEGIPNEILWHLGIHELHGLPVIDPAGLAVKLAETLVRLGELKLFQRSGHGYWFSRPDEPVAKHLEKVFLGEAL, encoded by the coding sequence ATGCGGATCTGGTTCCACAAGCACACCGTTGAAGGACGTCTGCCGCTGCTCGACCAGTGGTACCGGGAGCACCTGGACGCGATAGCCGCCCCCGGCACCACCGTCGACATCAAGACCCTGCCCGCCGACACGTACCCCGATCGCACGCCCTTCGGGCTCGTCGGCCACCACTCCGCCCAGGTGCTGTTCAGCCGGCACTTCTCCGAGTCCGCGCTCGTCGCGGAACGCGAGGGCTACGACGCCTGGGTGATCGCGGCAGGCCAGGACCCCGGCCTCCGCGACGCCCGGCACCTCGCCTCGATCCCCACCCTGGGATACGGCGAGACGGCCTTCTTCCTCTCGGCGCTCACCGGCCAGCGCTTCGGCGTCCTCGGCTTCATGCCGCCCCTGGAGGAGCCGATCCGGGCCAACATCCGCCAGTACCGGCTGGAGGCCTCCCTCAGCTCGTACGAGGTCGTCCCCGGCGGCTGGGACTCCGTGCACCGCTCCCTGGAAGGGGACTTCGACGAGTTCGTCGAGGTGTACTCGGCGGCCGCCGAACGCGCCGCGAAGGCCGGGGCCGAGGTCATCATCCCCGCCGAGGGCATCCCCAACGAGATCCTGTGGCACCTCGGCATCCACGAACTCCACGGGCTGCCCGTCATCGATCCGGCCGGCCTGGCCGTCAAGCTCGCCGAGACCCTCGTCCGGCTCGGGGAGCTGAAGCTCTTCCAGCGCAGCGGACACGGCTACTGGTTCAGCCGGCCCGACGAGCCCGTCGCCAAGCACCTGGAGAAGGTGTTCCTCGGCGAGGCCCTCTAG
- the hemB gene encoding porphobilinogen synthase, translating into MTYDAYGRNTAATDPAAPYYRPRRLRRTPALRRFAAETRVGPANLVQPLFLREGLTEAREIPSMPGVLQHTRDTLRKAAAEAVANGVGGLILFGIPEHKDPTGTGAIDPDGILQVALRDVVAEVGDSTVIIGDINLDEYTDHGHTGVLDAHGDVDNDASIELYAQAAVVQADAGAQIVAPSGMMDGQVRRIREALDQAGHQSVAILGYSAKYASHFYGPFRDAVESTLRGDRKGYQQFPGNIRESLLEVSLDVAEGADLVMVKPALAYLDIVRLIADHVQVPVAAYQVSGEYSMVEAAAAKGWIDRDQVVRESLASIHRAGATQIITYWASEFAQTLDR; encoded by the coding sequence ATGACGTACGACGCCTACGGCCGCAACACCGCGGCCACCGACCCCGCCGCCCCCTACTACCGCCCGCGCCGGCTCCGCCGCACCCCCGCGCTGCGCCGCTTCGCCGCCGAGACCCGGGTCGGCCCCGCCAACCTCGTCCAGCCCCTCTTCCTCCGCGAAGGCCTCACCGAGGCGCGCGAGATCCCCTCCATGCCCGGGGTCCTCCAGCACACCCGCGACACCCTCCGGAAGGCCGCCGCCGAGGCGGTCGCCAACGGCGTCGGCGGCCTCATCCTCTTCGGCATCCCGGAGCACAAGGACCCCACCGGCACCGGCGCGATCGACCCCGACGGCATCCTCCAGGTCGCCCTGCGCGACGTCGTCGCCGAGGTCGGCGACTCCACCGTGATCATCGGGGACATCAACCTCGACGAGTACACCGACCACGGCCACACCGGTGTCCTGGACGCCCACGGCGACGTCGACAACGACGCCAGCATCGAGCTGTACGCCCAGGCCGCCGTCGTCCAGGCCGACGCGGGAGCCCAGATCGTCGCCCCCAGCGGCATGATGGACGGCCAGGTCCGCCGTATCCGGGAGGCGCTCGACCAGGCAGGACACCAGTCCGTCGCCATCCTCGGCTACTCCGCCAAGTACGCCTCGCACTTCTACGGCCCCTTCCGCGACGCCGTCGAGTCCACCCTGCGCGGCGACCGCAAGGGCTACCAGCAGTTCCCCGGCAACATCCGCGAATCCCTCCTGGAGGTCTCGCTGGACGTCGCCGAGGGCGCCGACCTGGTGATGGTGAAGCCCGCGCTCGCCTACCTCGACATCGTCCGGCTCATCGCCGACCACGTGCAGGTGCCCGTCGCCGCCTACCAGGTCTCGGGCGAGTACTCGATGGTCGAGGCGGCCGCCGCCAAGGGCTGGATCGACCGCGACCAGGTCGTCCGCGAGAGCCTCGCGTCCATCCACCGCGCGGGCGCCACCCAGATCATCACCTACTGGGCCTCCGAGTTCGCCCAGACGCTGGACCGGTGA
- the hemA gene encoding glutamyl-tRNA reductase, protein MSPSSTMLVLGISHASAPLDLLERLAGTDRPAEDLVADVTSVDGIDAAVVVSTCNRLEIYAETRGDGAGPGAAGELTGLGELFAQHTGVDHEEIAPHLYSHHADGAVRHLFAVASGLESVVVGEDQILGQVKLGLERSQRLDRTGRVLAKAVQTALRVGKRARNETGLNEAGRSLATAGLGFFERRVGSLHGKTALVIGAGAFAGVVVAALRRSGLDRVHVANRTPEKAQRLAETTGGVGYDLADVPRLLTEVDVVVGATAATGHLVTAGQVEQALAARDGRELFLLDLSLPHNIAPAAAALPGVTFVDLRRIAEEGQEDEISAASVQAAHELIDAEVEQFRTGLRLAGATPVLTALRTAATEAAQVELDRLARRLEGVDGTVRREIDRSVRRIVDKALHQPTVLVRELAADPDGARHIAAFTRLFAAAEAEGGAGSSTPNGPNPPSAQNDPHAKSDPNAKSDPHANSDPNAQNDPHAKNDPNAQNETKIEAIA, encoded by the coding sequence GTGAGCCCGTCCTCCACCATGCTGGTCCTCGGCATCAGCCATGCCAGCGCCCCGCTCGACCTCCTGGAGAGACTCGCCGGCACCGACCGGCCCGCCGAGGACCTCGTCGCCGACGTGACCTCCGTCGACGGCATCGACGCCGCCGTCGTCGTCTCCACCTGCAACCGCCTGGAGATCTACGCCGAGACCCGGGGCGACGGAGCCGGACCCGGCGCCGCCGGCGAACTCACCGGTCTCGGCGAGCTGTTCGCCCAGCACACCGGCGTCGACCACGAGGAGATCGCCCCGCACCTCTACAGCCACCACGCCGACGGGGCCGTCCGCCACCTGTTCGCCGTGGCCTCCGGGCTCGAATCGGTCGTGGTCGGCGAGGACCAGATCCTCGGCCAGGTGAAGCTGGGCCTCGAACGCTCCCAGCGGCTCGACCGGACCGGCCGGGTCCTCGCCAAGGCCGTCCAGACCGCCCTCCGGGTCGGCAAGCGGGCCCGCAACGAGACCGGACTCAACGAGGCGGGCCGTTCCCTCGCCACCGCGGGACTCGGCTTCTTCGAGCGCCGGGTCGGCTCCCTGCACGGCAAGACCGCCCTGGTCATCGGCGCCGGAGCCTTCGCCGGTGTCGTCGTCGCCGCACTCCGCCGCTCCGGCCTCGACCGGGTGCACGTCGCCAACCGCACCCCGGAGAAGGCGCAGCGGCTCGCGGAGACCACCGGGGGAGTGGGGTACGACCTGGCGGACGTGCCCCGGCTGCTCACCGAGGTGGACGTGGTCGTCGGCGCCACCGCCGCCACCGGCCACCTCGTCACCGCCGGGCAGGTCGAGCAGGCGCTCGCCGCCCGCGACGGCCGGGAGCTGTTCCTGCTCGACCTCTCGCTGCCGCACAACATCGCGCCCGCCGCGGCCGCCCTGCCCGGCGTCACCTTCGTCGACCTGCGGCGGATCGCGGAGGAGGGCCAGGAGGACGAGATCTCCGCGGCCAGCGTCCAGGCCGCGCACGAGCTGATCGACGCGGAGGTCGAGCAGTTCCGCACCGGGTTGCGGCTGGCCGGCGCCACACCGGTCCTCACCGCGCTCCGGACCGCCGCGACCGAGGCCGCCCAGGTCGAACTCGACCGGCTGGCGCGCCGGTTGGAAGGCGTCGACGGCACGGTACGGCGGGAGATCGACCGCAGCGTACGGCGCATCGTCGACAAGGCTCTGCACCAGCCGACGGTCCTGGTGCGGGAGCTGGCGGCCGACCCGGACGGCGCCCGGCACATCGCCGCCTTCACCCGCCTCTTCGCGGCCGCGGAGGCCGAGGGCGGCGCCGGGAGCAGCACCCCGAACGGACCGAATCCCCCGAGCGCGCAGAACGACCCGCACGCGAAGAGCGACCCGAACGCGAAGAGCGACCCGCACGCGAACAGCGACCCGAACGCACAGAACGACCCGCACGCGAAGAACGACCCGAACGCACAGAACGAGACGAAGATCGAGGCCATCGCATGA
- a CDS encoding acetate--CoA ligase family protein encodes MSDISALWEAESIAVIGASERPGALGRKPLDYLLRYGYKGRILPVNPRSPEILGVPAYPSVKDAPGPVDLALIMVSAERVLGAVDDCVAAGVKLAVIASSGFAETGEEGARLQAEVVAKARAGGLRIIGPNCIGAVGYENRVLATFSPLFGAESVPFEPGTLAFVSQSGALGFGAASLALERGLRPGWVVSTGNDADVTALEVLRELATVPDVTGLLGYLEDTPDIDTLRALAGSGKPVALLKSGRTEAGGRAAASHTGALATDDRVLDAALRGLGIVRVDDIDELLDVARVFESERRPAGNRVAVVTTSGGSGILAADAVEAHGLQLSTLEPRSKEALAEIVPAFGAIDNPVDITATVLSDPSLFDRSLDVLIADDTVDIIVAAFCVMAGPDVEKAVNALSRAAAKGGKPILVARTGADFLAPDAPRDLREAGLPEYPTPARALRAAAALWEVSRPRTLPDAPRPGTVPGPGSQATEPELKRLLAEAGIAVPKGRIAESAEDAVRAVTEVGGTAVLKAVVPGLLHKTEAGGVEIGVTTAGAPAAHARLAALGGQVLVEELVGEGVELIVGVHTTDLGPVLTAGLGGIFTEVLDDVGHRLLPLAPGEGAELLAGLRGAKVLAGARGRAAVDVAAAAELLHKVAELAQDWPAGYALDLNPVRVLPKGAVVLDAALGIETATGAETAPGAETAPGGDAASGVETASGVAATEGAAR; translated from the coding sequence ATGAGTGACATCTCGGCTCTCTGGGAAGCCGAATCCATCGCCGTCATCGGCGCCAGCGAGCGCCCCGGCGCGCTGGGCCGCAAGCCGCTCGACTACCTCCTGCGGTACGGCTACAAGGGCCGCATCCTGCCGGTCAACCCGCGCTCCCCGGAGATCCTCGGAGTCCCCGCGTACCCCAGCGTGAAGGACGCCCCGGGCCCCGTCGACCTGGCCCTCATCATGGTCTCCGCCGAGCGGGTCCTCGGGGCCGTCGACGACTGCGTGGCCGCCGGCGTCAAGCTCGCCGTCATCGCCTCCTCCGGCTTCGCCGAGACCGGCGAGGAGGGCGCCCGCCTCCAGGCGGAGGTGGTCGCCAAGGCCCGCGCCGGAGGCCTGCGGATCATCGGCCCGAACTGCATCGGCGCCGTCGGGTACGAGAACCGCGTCCTCGCCACCTTCAGCCCCCTCTTCGGCGCCGAGTCCGTGCCCTTCGAGCCCGGCACCCTCGCCTTCGTCAGCCAGAGCGGCGCCCTCGGATTCGGCGCCGCCAGCCTCGCCCTGGAGCGGGGCCTGCGCCCCGGCTGGGTCGTCAGCACCGGCAACGACGCCGACGTCACCGCCCTCGAAGTCCTCCGCGAACTCGCCACCGTCCCCGACGTCACCGGGCTCCTCGGCTACCTGGAGGACACCCCGGACATCGACACCCTCCGCGCCCTGGCCGGCTCCGGCAAGCCGGTCGCCCTGCTCAAGTCGGGCCGTACGGAAGCGGGCGGCCGGGCCGCCGCCTCGCACACCGGCGCCCTCGCCACCGACGACCGGGTCCTCGACGCGGCGCTGCGCGGCCTCGGCATCGTCCGGGTCGACGACATCGACGAACTCCTCGACGTGGCACGGGTCTTCGAGTCCGAGCGCCGGCCCGCCGGGAACCGCGTGGCGGTCGTCACCACCTCCGGCGGCTCCGGCATCCTCGCCGCCGACGCCGTCGAGGCCCACGGCCTCCAGCTCAGCACCCTGGAGCCGCGCAGCAAGGAGGCGCTCGCCGAGATCGTCCCCGCCTTCGGCGCCATCGACAACCCCGTCGACATCACGGCCACCGTCCTCAGCGACCCCTCGCTGTTCGACCGCTCGCTCGACGTCCTGATCGCCGACGACACGGTCGACATCATCGTCGCCGCCTTCTGCGTGATGGCCGGACCCGATGTCGAGAAGGCCGTCAACGCCCTCTCCCGCGCCGCCGCGAAGGGCGGAAAGCCCATCCTCGTCGCCCGTACCGGAGCAGACTTCCTCGCCCCGGACGCCCCGCGCGACCTGCGCGAGGCGGGCCTCCCCGAATATCCGACGCCCGCCCGCGCCCTGCGCGCCGCCGCCGCCCTCTGGGAGGTCAGCCGCCCCCGTACCCTGCCGGACGCCCCGCGCCCCGGGACCGTGCCCGGCCCCGGCTCCCAGGCCACCGAGCCCGAGCTGAAGCGGCTCCTCGCCGAAGCCGGGATCGCCGTCCCGAAGGGCCGGATCGCCGAGAGCGCCGAGGACGCGGTCCGCGCCGTGACCGAGGTCGGCGGTACGGCGGTGCTCAAGGCCGTCGTACCGGGCCTGCTCCACAAGACGGAGGCCGGGGGAGTGGAGATCGGCGTCACGACCGCCGGCGCGCCCGCGGCCCACGCCCGGCTCGCCGCCCTCGGCGGGCAGGTGCTCGTCGAGGAACTGGTCGGCGAGGGAGTCGAGTTGATCGTCGGCGTCCACACCACCGACCTGGGTCCGGTGCTCACCGCCGGGCTCGGTGGGATCTTCACGGAGGTCCTGGACGACGTCGGCCACCGGCTCCTGCCGCTGGCCCCGGGCGAGGGCGCCGAGCTCCTCGCCGGGCTGCGCGGCGCGAAGGTACTCGCCGGGGCGCGCGGCCGGGCCGCGGTGGACGTCGCTGCCGCCGCGGAACTCCTGCACAAGGTAGCGGAGTTGGCGCAGGACTGGCCCGCAGGCTACGCCCTGGACCTCAACCCGGTCCGCGTCCTGCCGAAGGGCGCCGTCGTCCTCGACGCGGCCCTCGGCATCGAGACCGCGACGGGCGCCGAGACCGCGCCCGGTGCCGAAACCGCGCCCGGTGGCGACGCCGCCTCCGGCGTCGAAACCGCCTCCGGCGTCGCCGCCACCGAAGGGGCCGCGCGATGA